Within the Hermetia illucens chromosome 6, iHerIll2.2.curated.20191125, whole genome shotgun sequence genome, the region taattctGGCCACATCAATGTTTTTCTCAGGAACAGTTTGCGAAAGTAGGTCCTGCGCCACATTGCAGTGGTTGCGATTTGTATTAAGCACTCTTCTCTATTCCGCGCACTTGTTGCTGCATGAAATACGCCGATGATCCACactctccttccctttgcatagTAAGCTGTTTGTGTCACCTCTGCAGTCGTTGCTGATATGGTCTACTCCGAATCTCCTACATTGCTTCGACCTGTTATATGGACTAGTGCATGTCTTCGCAATGTAGTCAAGCCTTCAATGCCACCTGCTTCCTAAGCcggcacataacccagcctattcctACTCTGCTAACAGTTAGAGTGCTGTCTCTAATGGTAGACTGAAGATGGTGGTTTGTATTCCACTGTAGGTTTTCCTCAGAATTTTCACTGCTGAATCCTGCAACCTGATAAGATCAAACTGCCTCTCCAAAGCTTCGCTAACCTCCTCCTTTGCGgtgatctcatcaatatctttgcagattattgtGATATCCGTTCTGCTAGCCCTTATATCGCCTTGCTGTCCTAACAACTCATTTGTGGAATTTGTCCACTGTTACATCCTTGgacttcattttaattttcaacataagatctcctttctgggaccaTCTAATGCGGCTGATATTATCTTCCAAGTTGGTGGTAcactctcctgagaatgtcagTATATCACCCTTCACCACCACGTTTGTCAATGATAATCACCTTCGATTTTATCTTCCACCgatactttttttcttcagagtgCCACTTCTCTCCAGgtttccgcatccgcctttagAGATCCGGTCCCTTTCCCCGAGGTCACCACTGAAACAGTTTCGccggcagcttcagacgtagtCCGTATGTGCTCCACCGTTTTGGAAGTTAAGCCCCATTTTCTTTTCAGGGGTTGCTTGTCTGTTGAGTCGTTCAATTTTTTACGCAGTCTTTTCAgaggtttctccccttttgcacCTCTaacaggcgttacttgagtCCCCTGGTTCATTTTTTCGTTCGACGACTTTTCCCCTCTTTCGTCCTGGATCTTACCGTGCGCCAaaaggatgcctcttatcatggccctatATTTTTTAGTGAATATTCCTGCGCTACTTAATAaattcacacagctccatgatctttttatccAGGGCAGTGAAAGCAGCTCCTCATTGGTCGTTCGGTTAATTCGATGTCAGGtgttcttcctcatcgaagactcctgcTTCACACTTCCCACCGGGGGTAGCGATCACGACTTGTGCCCGTATGGGCGCGATCTGCGaagaatcgagctccttctaaACGTGTActgtacgcttgtaacattagatgcaaCAGTATTTAAGATTGCCACTACTGATGCACTACTGTCGTTGGATAACGATGATCGCGAGCCTGCTTACACACTACCAGTTTCCGAAGTCCTGCATTGTAACTATATTCCCCTTctactcctcctcacattgcTGCAGATAGCCGAAACCATCGCCTGTACCATAACTTTAATCCCCCAAAACCACCACCTCAATCTTttctatatggtagtttaaggagcagtgtcccgttaaaagccttactagggtttccatgtcccacttcttaaggaactACAAAAATGAAACTCCAGCAAACccaggctctttcacaaagattttcacctgccggcaagagttcaaatttctccacttggctgcgtgaatccttgcaatttgctagttgtgatcatctgggttgtcttctcaattccagcaatggatttgatgtacTTTCCAGGCATCGTGACTCggacgctcaattctattttatatgtCACCCAATCTGCCTTTCGCGGATTCCAAAATGGAAtgagtggaggtggatccattccCATTACGAAGTCAATGCGTTTGTGATCCACGACTgtaatatcgtttgatactctccactctccgaccagcgccgcgatgtcaggggatgcaaccgtgatgtcgatgacctctcgcctgaccacgttgaggaAAGTGGGttaattacccaaattaaggatctgcaaatcgattCCTACTAGATACCCCAGTAGTATCGATGCGCCTGTATTGATGTTGGACCTTCCCCAGcgtatgtggtgagcgttgacatcacatcctgctattacccccatgcctctacttttggcttattggatagctctgatgaatgttccactgcgtcataggggaagtatgcagatcaccatagtatctctttatctgcctgttgactttttatagtTAGTTTAGCGTCGTTAACCAAGCGtttaggtcgttaaccaaattagcctggaagtcttatGAGACTACCATACAAGAGCGGGgccgatcacttccattggcatacaacaaatCAGCATGTtgaaagtttaggcccctgactaccccaccaacaacccacggttcttatatgaggtatataaagtcttgcagctattaatgCGACCACTGattcgccgctttacaatgctgaaaatatatttgggaaatgtgttttAGGAGTCGACACTTGTAACTTGATggtccctagcccgtagtagagctggCAGCCTGATTTtccccgaaccttcttaacatcgggttcgggaacacCGATAGTGTGGGAAATTACCGGCCtttcggctctctctcctgttttgctgcctagcagcatccaggtgaaggtattgaggttattctgcataTCAAGTTATTCCAGAACCACAGCACCATTCCAATCTTCTTCTGGAAgacagaggaagcacttttttaacgatTGCAGCTTATAAACCCTTTTCAGTGTTAGTCGCGCTGGCGtgtggtttgcccggaggcggtttgctcaATAGCTGATTGCTGTCCGTGGACCTTACCCTTGGGTAAGACTTCAGCCTCAGCAGGTGgggccgattggagcctggggtcaggaatgCTAACaggaggggcctgcttcggctcgtccattAAGGACTGGGTTCtcacctgagtaagtggagaatctcaGTCTAGACACAAATTCTACATCGATGAGTGTGgattgccccttcactcggggttggatcgtcatgatcgacatttaattcaattagtttaaaaggttttttgtttttttctaataattggctgccatggcctcagttttatcggggaaaatAGGTCGATTTCGGCAGAGCTCCTTTTTACCGAGACAATTCTAGTTGAAACTGAGGGTCGCCTGGTATCCAGAGTTCATCGTTTActgccacatcttaacccctgtgaccattcagcccttagcacggtagtcacaccttagcTTAGGGTTTTGataaccgcttggcttcaggtatAACCCTCCCTTTTCCTGGAGAGACGCGCCTGAAGGAAGATTTGGCACCTCTACACACGGATGATCATTATGAATTGATGGATTAATGGGTACTTGTCTTACTTACTTAAGTTGCCGATCTGCACATCTAGGTCGAAGTATGGTTGATCGGCTCgagtaaatataaaaagattatTTCCAAAGTTTAGATAAACAGAACAAATGGAAAACTCATTTGGCCACAATATACTAAACTTACATAACTTTCCAGGTCTAACTTATGTTCGTGCAACAGATTCATATGAAATAGttcgaaaatttattattacgtGGACAATTTCATGTTTTTTGGTTGTCATGGTTTGGGGGTTAACTCCAGTCTTTGTTCATCAACGTGTTTTGCCAGTTGAATGCTGGTATCCTTTCGATGAAAAGGTAAATCAGATACATCttttggcaaccatatatggaAATTATTCGTTTGTTCATATTTCAGCGCAAATACGTCTACGAAACTTTATATTTCATCCAAATTTTGGCGCAAGCTCAAATTGGACAAGTGTACGGCAACggaagtggagtttatgttgtaTTGATAACGCTGATATGTGGCCAGTACGACCTCCTTTTTTGCAGCCTTAAAAATTTGCTTTATACCGCAGAAATCAACAGTGGAGTCAGTGTGAAGATATTAAGGTCATCTATTTGTCAAATTTTGTTCATTTCCCTAGAAAAAATTAGATTAAATTTAGCCTTACCAAAAGTAtaacaaaaatattcaaaatttgagGCAATCATGATTTTCGAAAAGGTTTCAtctctgaaaatttcaaagttaattttcctccatttttggcAGTTGATAGTATACCAAAATCAGTTTGCTTCATTTACGATAGTCTAAGGTGCCTGAAGACCAAAAAGTAAGAGAATAGTGAAGAATTCCCTAAGTGAACCCTTTTCGAAATTCATATTTCAGTTACTTTCATTGCTAACCCCTCAttacaattgatttttcatttttagagGGAAACAGCAATCTGTGGACAAGGAGAAGGAGGAGTTGAATCAATATTTTGTTAGTCAAGAAGTATTTGAAAATCTAGATAACATCGTGGAACACTTAGTgaagaaaaacttgaaaaatgcaACAAAAGATGCTTTGAATGAATGCATTCGTCACCACCAAGCGATTGTTAAAGTCTGTTCTTTGTTGGAAGAGTTTTACAACCCTTTTTGCCTCTTTAAATCACTACAAATGACGATTGAGCTATGCTTCTTGGTATTTGTATCCGTCAATGTAAGTAACCTGAGGAATATTGATATTATATGTATTTGCACACGATGGTTTTTCAGGATTCATAACCAATATtgcagttatttttttttttttgagaattaagCGAGTGATAAGTCTGTATCCAGTGGATATTAGACTGgaccaaattggaagaaattttgTTCCACATTCGTAGTCCACTGACTTCCCTTTTGGAGCTGAATAGCCAAAAGAAtaactgacagtttcgtctaggtaggtaggtaggtatcagtggccgctccaaggagcccaattagcgctttagtgcgccgttttgatgtcacaaactcctaagaccgtgactgttgttataggaacagggaaacagagtccagctggctcggatcctcagagccagcccgtagcattcacgaaggaaagcagctctccgaccctgcagctagaaatctcactgaggtccccaaagaatggtttacccagtgtccgcagcctgactcgaacCAGAGCcggacaatcgcagagaaagtgcatgagggtttcccttccttctccgcagcttcggcagtgcgagttgtagggtaagccgagcctagcggcatggtcccctatgggccagtgccccgtgtagaccgccgtaatctttaatgcatttgcacgcgtctggcacaggaactctcgtgatcgggctatgttataagcgggccaaattctccttgatttggcacagcttgtaagccatcgccatctcaggcccgcggctgctaggtagtgcgagtagactcggcccccgacagccgccagcggaacaccgactgtattccctgagggactgccaagagcagagccttgcctggccaatccgtcagccggctcgttcccttctatgttcctatgcccgggaacccagaggagagtgatcttgagcgtgccgcccagatggttgagcgtggctctgcactgccccaccaaccgcgaagatgtcgtcgttgagtacaaggtcttgatggctgcttggctgtcggtcagaatggctatgttacgcttgaggctcgaatcacgctccagccatcgacagacttccagtatcgccagtacttccgcctggaatacactggtgaaacctgggagaccatacgacttgaatacaccgtgtgtattcgacaaaacccccgcgccgactccataggccatctttgatccatccgtaaagaataccgtgtcatagtcttgcaacatgccgccggtcttccactttgccctggttggaaggtccacagcaaagtttctcatgaagttcagcttgcgtgtgacatagtccgtgggggatgcccagatttctcgaggtatttcatctagaatgttgctgtggccgtaggacttcgctgcccagcatccggactcacgttgtctgacggcactgcacgctgcaacatatttgatgtggaggtctagggggaggagatgcaggagtacattgagagcatctgcagggcaggactgcagagccccagtagcacctgcacacgcggttctttgaatcctattaagcttcgttctattgtatttcttcttcaaagcctgccaccatacaatagatccgtacgtcaggatcggacgcactacagcggtgtacatccagagaaccatcctcggccggagaccccatttcttcgcaaaggttctcttacaggcatagaaggctatacaggccttcttaaccctcagttctatgttcaaccttcaatttagcttaggatccaggattacacccagatactttacattagaggaaagaaccaatctttgttcattcagccgtggtagatggaattcaggtatccttggcttggtggtgaatagcatcagttgcgttttggttgggtttatgctgagtccgcatcttgcggcccacaggcacacctttcgcaacgctccttccatgatgtcgctcataatggacagaaacatccctgatactaatatcaccaagtcatcggcatacgtcaccaccttcaccccgctgctgtctaatgtacgtaaaattttgtccattactattaaccagagcaccggtgagatagcaccaccctggtgcgtgcctctgttcacagctctggtcaagtggttgcctcccagatcggactggattatcctggtactcagcatggatataatccaatgcatgagatacccctccaatccaataccgatcaaggcttccttgatggcgttggtactgacgttgttgaaagctccttctatatccaagaaggcagcaagagtatactgcttgtactgcatcgaccgctcaaccgtgccaattacctcgtggagggcgatttctgtggattttcctttgaggtaggcatgctgggacttagagaaaggcgttctctccataatcgtccttaagtgaatgtccaggacgcgttctagggtcttcagcacgaaagaggtcaggctgattggccgaaagtccttcgcggactcatgacctcgcctgcccgctttcggtatgaaaaccacccgtgcgcgcctccagaactgcggtacgtatcctaaagtgatgcagttccggtaaatctcaacaagccacggcacaaccctttcctgctacttctgtagcatgactggcattacgccatctgggcctggagatttgtatgcggagaagctgtttatagcccagccgatcctatccccggtaattaccggtttGATAgactcgcacagctggggttgccgcaaaccctccaagcgaggttctgactcacagtcctcctcggtggagggaaagtgcgtttgcaccagcagctccaaggtttcaccagaagattccgtccaggagccttccgactttttaaggaaggatggactgttatgttccttggacagaatcttattgagcctcgcggattcactagtgctttcaatgttctgacaatagtctagccaagaccgcctcttggcggtcctgatggccgacttgtacttctttaggcagtccttgtatggctgccagtatttttgcttgtagcagatgttgaagatttctctggtcaacttcctgagactagagagatcttcgttccaccacggtggcagggtctttttgctgtacttagcagggcacgagactttcaaggcggtatcaaaagccttctccagagccccgacctttgactccagttcgtctgtcgtgccaatcttaccaatttgcgcaccggagagtttgttcttaattacctaaCCAAaccttctccagtcgatcctcctgggatctctaagggcttggagacctctgcggcgagatctagactgaagagtatccagctgtggtcagagaaggatctctggtcagacactctccagtcctccaccctaagaatcccgttgccggttattagggtgatatcaaggacctccttccaaccgtcacagttctccgagcaggggaaatgaaaggtaggtgtactgcccctgttacacaccgatagatttgaagtaataataaaatcaaagaatgactcacctctttcgttgatttcggagctgccccaaagcgtatgccttgcatttgcgtcgcagcctatcagcaggttggctttttttggtgttatggtgttcgtcagatgttgtagttcttctggcggagctgatcggtcatgagccatgtacgccgaggaaatatacacgttctctgcccccacctgctccagcttgaccacaactaggtcactgaaactcaggtccgggcacaggaaagcgtgcagactcttcctcgcaagaatacatgctctaggtttagcctgatcagcgtctcctgtgctgtggaataaattaaaatatttgctttggagccctttgatggttcggtcgcttccgacccagggctcctgtattaatgcgatgtcgatgtcttcctctaagaggaagacgagcagattagccgaggcacacttcgagtgctgcagatttatctgcgttaccctcagcatgatctgcttgcgtggggggtttgtcagcccccgtccgaccgtcgatcgtcatctcctccaacagctcgttggcggcgtctattgggtcaaggtcgtcctCCAGTTtggcagagcggaacacttttactttggcattcctgactccgaaccacactttataatcagcctttttcagtgcctccaggcactcctcgtttatgcggagtagtacgggctggctgtttatctgaggttcctcctcctttatagcaacccagtcgtccatgggaatcccggggttgtgaaggcgcaggaaatggaccagcttgtccttctccatgcggatcttcggcaaccagatgcgagcgaccggtctcctgggaatctcgtcgtaaggggtaatcttgagcttaacgccctcccaggcgtcgctgatcttagcgacacacgagccgagaaagtctttagagaactggtccatgcaagctattacgtggaacccacggaccacctgagatgaatcaaagtggggagtgagtcccgggtgtttgcctccggtctccacgagatgttcatagaccatgcccgacagcctagcctcaacactggcccacacctccagcgttagtttgccgctagcagaattgccatccgccagcgccacacgtaagtgactcctggccacgtcgctgaagggcttcgcagtacgtggcccgccggctgacggttgctgtacaattccctccgtatgttgcttggcgtctgcgctcttgcccactctgctccgcttcttatcttgttcgacctcgtcttgagatcggttgcgttttagagcgatgggcttcgccttctgctcgtcagcccggcgtttgctgttgtattcatcaacaatcgcctggtatttagcgaggcctccttattcttggcaatcttgccgagaatatgcacggccttctggtactggctcttgagcaggacacccgtgcaccttcgcttcttagccggtttccggcgaccgacattcttgtcggttttcgctttcgagggatcccccgacgctgagggcttcgggtcaggagtactatgtctggtactcgctacacccagcctgacggcagtgggttccaggctggaagccactagtccatctgacgcctcgctccggaaGGTCCCTCCGGTTGgcttcagcacaacggtgctaccactggcaccgagtgtactgctctcgacggccactgtctcctggctggaggccagcagctcgtcctccgatgatgcgcctggcatcatcgcctcctcttctatcgtcgttttagtttttttgttaattgagtccatgtcttggtcccacgagtagtccgggaagaatgtccaccctggctggcccggccaccagggtaagggtcttatttgaaactgaaggtgcccaaggtattcagagttcgcatactaaagaccaagctccccattggccacgcagccctcggcatatgctgttccaccttggcttggggtcctattagcaccttctccggtgcagggaggacgatccccgggttgTTGATTCAGTCTATCCCCCCGctagatctacttgcccctaacacatgaccagcagacaagcagatcctcgtcagttggatgagcctactcccagcccggccctacatacTCTTggccgcccgaagacggtttccagtggccaccacgcggaggtcgtgtgaggacttgcctaattatgcaactttaacctgaagcataatcagaccaggccgcaggtaactcatcaaacgctTCCTCACCTCGGTCACGAGGTGAGATTGAAAAGGCACATCAGTCTATCGCGTATATCTCCGACTAAAATATACTGGTCTATTTACTTAATAGTTCAAaatgcattttccttggaccaatgaccacaGTCCCTGTGTGTAaaaggtaatcagttgctggtttaagtcgtatgtcaaTATAACGCTCTCCGTGTTTACCCTGTTTCtcgaacgtgtttcaaacttcttatcgaagtgaaacctcgttgtcttgctatcccttggtatcaatgaTTCCGGATCCCgccaagaaataatatcaattttccttcgattttagTAGCTCCACGCCTCAGTGGTACTCCCGGACTTTCTGAAGATCGCCCGCTTTGTCTGCGTCTGTACACGCAGATGTGAAGGAGTTAATCCCCAAAAAAAACCTCCAAGGAAACCGTtgtcctcattgccctactGATATACACGCAAGTCAGTCTTCGGGATTCGTGAAATTTAGTTCCTTCTGGTCAGGTTAccaccccataggtaatcattggccttactattgcagtgtatatctaaAGTGGGATCTTCGGGGTGcaacttcacttttttcctgctatggacctgcaagtcatcatagGGCTTAGACTTCCAACAAGTATTTCCGACATCTTTGTTTgctcgtccaggagttcatccactactatacctcacataagcggtgatagtaccgcaccctgtggacaaccttgagtattatacatgacaatagaatttgaacCTGTCGGCACGTCTATTTGCCTAATTTCCAGCATTGTACCCATCCTGAGCACCTGTGTGTTTAGCACTCCCTTTcggatcagggcatcttgtgtCTCTGTGTGCAATGTTTtattgaatgctccttcgatattcaaaaacacacagtgctattttttttgtttatatgtaatatatccatcagagcagtttcggtttcGGACCATCCAGCTTGCTGACGCTGATGTAATGGATAACGTCAGTTGTCTATGATTTTCTCCACAAAATTGACAAAATTGATTTAGGataaaaaagatcctttttagTCATTTTCGGAATAAACACCACTTTTGACTGCCTCCAAGCCCTTGACATATATCCCAGGGTTATGCTGCCacttaccacccttagaagagactccaagatgatttctaggcctctcttgatcagtgctgggaaaatgccatctactccaggtgatttcagtggtttgaaggtccccactgcccaccttaccttaacttctgagcatacctcttttgttagtttgcaGTTCCCCTTTCTTCCCTTTTCATCatttgttggggtgtcaggcagaatgttgtcgcctgccaccgtggaattgggccccgggaaatgagttttgagaagcaggtgtactctgtcctcatCATTCTCCATAAATGTcctatcttccttcttcagacagacagaagatattgtccTGCCTTCGGCTATCGCTTTGTATAACCTGGAtgtttctgtggtttgttcgatcccttcacagaattttctAAAGATGTTTCGTTTTACttctctgatcgcgttgctatacgcagtcattGCGTTTTTTGTACTTAAGCCAGTCTTCGCTTTGTTTTGTCCGATTGacgagttttcgtgcctctgttttcATGCTGACTAGTGTCCTGTTCAACCAggatacatcccttgatgacctaGCTGCCTTAAccagacagctggcctcataagcgtcaatgaTAGTTTGAGGTcttcaccactgtttctagttccagttcgctcctgatatcaccacCCCTTTGTAGGTGAGCCATGTTCTccagggattccttattattttgtttatttcagaCTTTCCCTGCCGGatctgattattttgtgatcTGGAATAGAAGGCTCATCTAAGAGTATTCCCTAGTACCTGTTGTGTATTGCTGGTTATGGACATTGGAGTGCTACCTTTCTTATTTATCTCTAAAATATTGctgagaataaattcaagagggtactcacctcttcgattgttgTCGTTGTTTCTCTAGACTTCATGATGGGCCTTGGCATCGCAGCCTAGGAAAAGTGATGATACTCTcgtctcacagtacttcaccagtctagCTTAGTAGCTGTGACGGGATCCGAATGTCGTCTCTTGGGAAGTAGCAAGATGCCACGATTGCCTCTCAAGTGCTTCCCTCTAACTTCCAGTGAGCCTTGGATAGTCACAAGGTGGGCGGTCAGAAACTCTccctattttaaattacgttctTGAATAATGCAAGCTCGGTGCAAGGCTTTCGCAAGAGGAGtcgcaaattacctgcatacttcctcctttCAATCCGCAAATCTGCCCGCGGTAGACGCAGAGCTCCTCAgcaagcactattccaatgttcaccTTGGAGCTTGCCtttcaattactgcagatgcagctttgcATGGTTAAGGATTacttgggctatcttagtgtggATCAGTTCTTCTCCATTGTCGGAGTATTACCTTCCTCCTCCGAGATGGTGCTTGCTTGCAAGTCAGTGTCCACCTTAAGCCCAagaggtcgtccagcttctcctcGTCACTAAACAACAGGTATACTTCCCTCTgaatgatccagtcctttccaccAATATGGCCC harbors:
- the LOC119659104 gene encoding putative odorant receptor 85e — encoded protein: MVWGLTPVFVHQRVLPVECWYPFDEKRKYVYETLYFIQILAQAQIGQVYGNGSGVYVVLITLICGQYDLLFCSLKNLLYTAEINSGVSVKILRGKQQSVDKEKEELNQYFVSQEVFENLDNIVEHLVKKNLKNATKDALNECIRHHQAIVKVCSLLEEFYNPFCLFKSLQMTIELCFLVFVSVNTTTSVLKSLNFAQYLFLTLCELFIFTYLGQVLKIQSLKTADALFRCDWYLLDADIRKNLLIFLPIAMRPVQMTSAKFSGMDTQRLRTILTQAFSFFTLLQSLT